The window AAATCGGAAAATGCCTATACCGTGGTCATGTGTACTTGATCTGTTATTGGTGAGGGCCGCTGAACTTCAAATAGTCCGGTTCAATACCAGGAGTGATTGCTTTCAATCGCTTCTTTTTTAACAGAAAACATATTCCGGTATTACCTGCGAGATACTAGGATTTCGTCAATTAATCCATATGCTTTTGCCTGCTCCGCCGTCATAAAATAATCCCGTTCCATATCCTCCTTAATTTTTTCAAAAGGCTGTCCTGAAAGGTTGCTATATATTTTATGGAGTTTCTCTTTTGTTTTTTCAAGCCACTCACTGCGGATTTTAATGTCTGTCGCCTGACCCTGAAGCCCACCGGATATCGAAGGCTGATGAATCAATACCTCACTGTTTTTAAGTGCAAATCGTTTGCCTTTCGTCCCGGAAACCAAGAGTAATGAAGCGGCGCTCCCCGATTGCCCAACACTGATGGTTGATACATCACATTTGATGTAGTTCATGGTATCCATAATGGCGAATCCGTCCGTTACGGAACCGCCAGGGCTGTTAATATAAAAATGAATATCTTTTCCACAATCAGCAGATTCTAAAAAGAGCATCTGTGCTATAATTACGCTCGCAAGTTCATTGGTCACCACACCGTTAAGCATTACAATGCGGTCACTCAACAGCCTTGAAAAAATATCATAAGAGCGTTCTCCACGGGATGTTTGCTCAATTACCATAGGTATGAGGTTATTCATATTATAATCTCCACATATCGCTTTATGCGGCCATATTAG is drawn from uncultured Desulfobacter sp. and contains these coding sequences:
- a CDS encoding ATP-dependent Clp protease proteolytic subunit gives rise to the protein MNNLIPMVIEQTSRGERSYDIFSRLLSDRIVMLNGVVTNELASVIIAQMLFLESADCGKDIHFYINSPGGSVTDGFAIMDTMNYIKCDVSTISVGQSGSAASLLLVSGTKGKRFALKNSEVLIHQPSISGGLQGQATDIKIRSEWLEKTKEKLHKIYSNLSGQPFEKIKEDMERDYFMTAEQAKAYGLIDEILVSRR